A region from the Devosia lucknowensis genome encodes:
- a CDS encoding TetR/AcrR family transcriptional regulator encodes MQEARRTQEERREATRRALMDAARSLFAEKGYAATGTPEIVEAAGVTRGALYHHFADKLALFEAVVEDEHRAVAEAITAVADGAEAPSDMIDALVAGGEGFLSAMQDEGRRRIMLIDAPAVLGREALDAINQRFGQQTLTEGVRCAVEAGVLRPMEVEPTAQLLGALFDRAALAPAGELPAYRTAMEAVIRGLRR; translated from the coding sequence ATGCAAGAGGCAAGACGCACGCAGGAAGAACGGCGCGAGGCGACGCGCAGGGCGTTGATGGACGCGGCACGGAGCCTGTTCGCGGAAAAAGGCTACGCGGCGACGGGTACGCCTGAAATCGTGGAAGCGGCCGGGGTGACCCGGGGAGCCCTCTACCACCACTTTGCCGACAAGCTGGCACTGTTCGAGGCGGTGGTCGAGGATGAGCATCGCGCCGTCGCGGAGGCGATCACCGCTGTCGCCGACGGCGCCGAGGCTCCATCAGACATGATCGATGCGCTGGTCGCGGGCGGCGAGGGCTTCCTCAGCGCGATGCAGGACGAGGGCCGGCGCCGCATCATGCTGATCGATGCGCCGGCGGTTCTAGGCCGCGAGGCGCTCGACGCCATCAACCAGCGGTTCGGCCAGCAGACGCTGACGGAGGGCGTGCGCTGCGCGGTCGAGGCCGGGGTGCTGCGCCCGATGGAGGTCGAGCCGACAGCGCAACTGCTCGGCGCCCTGTTCGATCGGGCCGCGCTTGCGCCAGCAGGCGAACTGCCCGCCTACCGGACGGCCATGGAGGCGGTGATCCGGGGTTTGCGGCGGTAG
- a CDS encoding VOC family protein codes for MQFSSMFPLFQVRDVAATAQYYKDMFGFTAVFESDWYVHLRGEAEGLFEMAVMDFNHDSIPEIGRKPSSGVILSFYVEDAAAEARRLEAAGAKIAQPLRDEVFGQRHVIVEDPNGILIDVITAIEPDPAWLAAQQG; via the coding sequence ATGCAGTTTTCCAGCATGTTCCCGCTGTTCCAGGTTCGCGACGTCGCTGCCACCGCGCAGTATTACAAGGACATGTTCGGCTTCACCGCCGTTTTCGAAAGCGATTGGTATGTCCACCTCAGGGGCGAAGCCGAGGGCCTGTTCGAAATGGCGGTCATGGATTTCAACCACGACAGCATCCCCGAGATCGGACGCAAGCCCTCGAGCGGTGTCATCCTGAGCTTTTATGTCGAGGACGCAGCAGCCGAGGCGCGGCGCCTCGAAGCAGCGGGCGCCAAGATCGCCCAGCCGCTGCGGGACGAAGTCTTCGGCCAGCGCCACGTGATCGTCGAGGATCCCAACGGCATCCTCATCGACGTCATCACCGCCATCGAACCCGATCCGGCCTGGCTTGCCGCCCAGCAGGGCTAA